Proteins co-encoded in one Arthrobacter sp. ERGS1:01 genomic window:
- a CDS encoding GH25 family lysozyme produces the protein MRPTSLLPAKHLSRFRKCGLGMLVALVALGLSSPSLAAAAPLGAPQEAAPQESAQAALSPTAQATTTPTAQATTPATASATSTPMPPATTPRPTPETLSTPEPSTVAPTTEAGSAPAAPQAAVPEVSLAQRGPYGAYMGQGLASTADSAKAAKSARIAAAPMAVAAAGPSGVLGVDVSGHQPNIDWKQQAGLGAAFAYVKASEGIDFKSPTFSDQYSGSYNAGLIRGAYHFALPPESSGAAQANYFVKNGGGWSADGMTLPPLLDIEYNPYYQYGNACYNMSASQMVAWIKDFSNRMLALTKRLPMIYTTADWWQTCTGNSQAFANQPLHIAAYPNDLNNNFQYGPGSLPGGWPVYSVWQFSDNWKLTGDSNVWNGTYASLQKFARGDGATPPQPGVTDGIPLTVGIGDFNSDKRSDLLQTRQDGTLWFYPGNNDGTFGKAIQIGTGFNVYTKLVALGDFNGDGKPDFAGIRKDGSWWFYGGTGVVDANNKGYLPAISTPTQWGQFSSVTGIGDLTGDGKPDVAAVGTDGTLWLFPGTGVVSATKSGVGAGIKIGNGGWGAYSGLVRGGDINKDGNDDFLAVGTDGSLWMYPGTGNASSISSGYSARIKLGNSGWDKFSTVVGTGDLNGDGQPDIIGRYADSSYVFYAGSAAGKDGYAPARKIGTSGWDRFKQVLSVGDFDGDGKPDLLAVRNDGVLFFYAGDGVGGYQPGRQIGTGWGVYTGIYGVGDYNGDGRPDLLAVRSDGSLWFYAGTGKVYAADQGYAPALKVGRSGWNAYSQIIGTGDISGDRYVDLLGIRPDGSVWLYAGNGNVSATSEGYAPAVKAPASLLAGVSQVAAVFDFDADGRNDVVATKSDGSLWFYAGTGKLTDQYGFAAGRKIGNSGWNAYLSLLGVGDSDGDGAPDMVGINRNGSLWFYAGTKMQAQAITPGVRKGNIP, from the coding sequence GTGCGCCCGACATCGCTTTTGCCTGCCAAGCACCTGTCCAGGTTCAGGAAGTGTGGCCTGGGCATGCTCGTCGCCCTTGTCGCACTGGGCTTGTCCAGCCCCTCCTTGGCCGCCGCTGCGCCGCTGGGGGCGCCCCAGGAGGCTGCACCGCAGGAATCGGCGCAGGCCGCACTTTCCCCGACTGCCCAGGCCACGACGACGCCGACTGCCCAGGCAACGACGCCGGCAACGGCGTCGGCCACGTCAACCCCAATGCCACCTGCGACGACGCCGAGGCCGACCCCGGAGACACTGTCGACTCCGGAACCGTCCACCGTTGCCCCCACCACCGAGGCGGGCAGCGCGCCCGCGGCCCCGCAAGCCGCCGTGCCGGAAGTCTCATTGGCCCAGCGCGGCCCCTATGGCGCATACATGGGGCAAGGTTTGGCAAGTACCGCCGATTCCGCCAAAGCGGCCAAATCGGCGAGGATCGCCGCAGCGCCGATGGCGGTCGCGGCCGCAGGTCCTTCGGGCGTGCTCGGTGTTGATGTCAGCGGCCACCAGCCAAACATCGATTGGAAGCAGCAGGCGGGGTTGGGTGCAGCCTTCGCATATGTAAAGGCCAGTGAGGGGATCGACTTCAAGAGCCCCACATTTTCCGACCAGTATTCCGGCTCCTACAACGCGGGCCTCATTCGTGGCGCCTACCATTTTGCCCTGCCCCCCGAATCCAGCGGCGCGGCACAGGCAAATTACTTCGTCAAAAACGGCGGAGGGTGGAGCGCCGACGGGATGACACTCCCGCCGCTGCTCGACATTGAGTACAACCCCTACTACCAATACGGCAACGCCTGCTACAACATGAGTGCCAGCCAAATGGTGGCCTGGATCAAGGACTTCTCCAACCGCATGCTGGCCCTCACCAAGAGGCTGCCGATGATCTACACGACGGCGGATTGGTGGCAAACGTGCACCGGCAACAGCCAGGCATTTGCCAACCAGCCGCTGCACATTGCCGCGTACCCCAATGATTTGAACAACAACTTTCAATATGGGCCGGGCAGCCTGCCCGGTGGTTGGCCGGTGTACAGTGTCTGGCAATTCTCGGACAACTGGAAGCTGACCGGCGACAGCAATGTGTGGAACGGAACATACGCGAGCCTGCAAAAGTTTGCGCGGGGAGACGGCGCAACGCCGCCGCAACCCGGCGTGACCGACGGCATCCCCCTGACGGTGGGAATCGGCGACTTCAACTCCGACAAGCGATCCGACCTGCTGCAGACACGCCAGGACGGAACCCTGTGGTTCTACCCCGGAAACAATGACGGCACCTTTGGCAAGGCCATTCAAATCGGCACCGGGTTCAACGTCTACACCAAACTCGTCGCTCTGGGCGATTTCAATGGCGACGGCAAACCCGACTTTGCCGGAATCCGCAAGGACGGCAGCTGGTGGTTCTACGGCGGAACCGGCGTCGTCGATGCAAACAACAAAGGGTACCTACCCGCCATCAGTACCCCCACGCAGTGGGGCCAGTTCTCCTCAGTGACGGGGATCGGCGATCTGACCGGAGATGGGAAACCCGACGTCGCCGCAGTTGGCACGGATGGAACGCTGTGGCTGTTCCCCGGCACGGGCGTGGTCTCCGCCACGAAATCCGGAGTGGGAGCCGGCATCAAGATCGGCAACGGCGGCTGGGGCGCCTACTCCGGCCTTGTCCGTGGCGGCGACATCAACAAGGACGGCAACGACGATTTCCTTGCCGTGGGCACGGACGGATCCCTGTGGATGTATCCGGGCACCGGGAACGCCTCCTCGATCAGCTCGGGCTACTCCGCGCGGATCAAGCTCGGCAATTCCGGCTGGGACAAGTTTTCCACCGTCGTGGGCACCGGCGACCTCAATGGTGACGGACAACCCGACATCATCGGTCGGTACGCGGATTCCTCCTACGTGTTCTACGCCGGCAGCGCCGCGGGCAAGGACGGCTATGCCCCTGCCCGCAAGATCGGCACGTCCGGGTGGGACAGGTTCAAGCAGGTGCTGTCGGTGGGGGACTTTGACGGCGACGGGAAGCCTGACCTCCTGGCCGTGCGCAATGACGGCGTGCTGTTCTTCTACGCGGGAGATGGCGTGGGCGGGTACCAGCCGGGCAGACAGATTGGCACCGGCTGGGGAGTCTATACGGGCATTTACGGGGTGGGCGACTACAACGGCGACGGCCGGCCCGATCTCCTGGCCGTCCGCAGCGACGGATCGTTGTGGTTCTACGCAGGCACCGGAAAGGTCTACGCCGCGGACCAGGGCTATGCCCCGGCACTGAAGGTGGGCCGTTCCGGCTGGAACGCCTATTCCCAAATCATCGGCACGGGCGATATCTCCGGAGACCGCTATGTTGACCTGCTGGGCATCCGGCCCGACGGCTCGGTCTGGCTCTATGCCGGCAACGGAAATGTCAGCGCCACCTCCGAGGGCTATGCCCCGGCGGTGAAGGCCCCCGCGTCCCTGCTGGCCGGCGTGTCCCAGGTGGCGGCCGTGTTCGACTTCGACGCCGACGGCAGGAACGACGTCGTCGCGACCAAGTCCGACGGGTCCCTGTGGTTCTATGCGGGCACCGGAAAGCTCACTGACCAGTACGGCTTTGCCGCAGGGAGGAAGATCGGCAATTCGGGCTGGAACGCCTACCTTTCTCTCCTGGGGGTTGGCGACAGCGACGGCGACGGCGCACCCGACATGGTGGGCATCAACCGCAACGGTTCACTGTGGTTCTACGCGGGGACAAAAATGCAGGCACAGGCAATAACGCCGGGCGTCCGAAAAGGGAACATTCCTTAA
- a CDS encoding glycosyltransferase family A protein, with protein sequence MPTSVFPSEGPLIDVVIAVHTTARPLARAIESCGLDGRPGVVRVTVVCHNVGSADIQESLGMAPSPGLRFIEHFDGLNSPAGPKNAGLAAVEAPFTAVLDSDDYFEPGALSHWLDVLETSGADVVVAPVRHQAGDLIRTPRARIGRVHGLDPVKDRLAYATAPRGLWRTETAAGVGFHYTEGLRTGEDLEAGLRLYFSGTRLEFPAHGPAYVLGDDAEDRVTADFLPCARELEPVSLVCEGWAARQTASVQRAVAIKLARTNLIGALSRRGPEWDWSAPDLAALRQTAGQLRELSPGYASVLTIAEGKLVEALGSDAVTGEKLASVIAHYKRSSLVARILSPSLRGNLDPESNLRHAVRLLFDRRRK encoded by the coding sequence ATGCCCACATCAGTGTTCCCTTCGGAGGGGCCGCTCATTGACGTGGTGATCGCCGTGCACACCACGGCACGGCCGCTGGCCCGAGCCATTGAATCCTGCGGCCTTGACGGCCGGCCCGGAGTAGTCCGGGTCACCGTCGTCTGCCACAACGTCGGGTCTGCTGATATCCAAGAATCACTCGGCATGGCCCCGTCGCCCGGTTTGCGGTTCATCGAGCATTTCGACGGCCTGAACTCTCCGGCGGGCCCGAAGAATGCCGGGCTTGCCGCCGTCGAGGCGCCCTTCACCGCCGTCCTGGACTCCGATGACTACTTTGAGCCGGGTGCGCTCTCCCACTGGCTCGATGTCCTGGAAACGTCGGGAGCGGACGTTGTGGTGGCCCCCGTTCGCCATCAGGCGGGCGATCTGATCCGTACGCCCCGGGCCCGGATCGGCCGCGTCCACGGGCTCGATCCGGTCAAGGACAGGCTGGCCTACGCGACGGCCCCGCGCGGCTTGTGGCGCACCGAAACCGCTGCCGGCGTTGGCTTCCACTACACGGAAGGCCTGCGCACCGGGGAGGATCTCGAAGCCGGCCTGCGGTTGTACTTTTCCGGAACCCGTTTGGAGTTCCCGGCCCACGGCCCGGCCTATGTGTTGGGTGACGACGCCGAGGACCGGGTGACGGCTGATTTCCTGCCGTGTGCCAGGGAACTCGAGCCCGTCTCCCTCGTATGCGAGGGGTGGGCGGCGCGGCAGACGGCGTCTGTCCAACGGGCCGTGGCCATCAAGCTGGCGCGGACCAACCTGATAGGCGCACTGTCCCGGCGGGGCCCGGAATGGGACTGGTCGGCCCCCGACCTGGCTGCCCTGCGCCAGACAGCCGGCCAACTCCGTGAACTCTCGCCCGGCTATGCCTCGGTCCTGACCATCGCCGAAGGCAAACTGGTCGAAGCCCTCGGAAGTGACGCGGTGACCGGCGAAAAGCTCGCGTCCGTGATTGCCCATTACAAGCGAAGCAGTTTGGTGGCCCGGATTCTTAGCCCGTCGCTGCGTGGCAACCTCGATCCGGAAAGCAACCTCAGGCACGCCGTCAGGCTCTTGTTTGACCGGCGTCGCAAGTAA
- a CDS encoding lipopolysaccharide biosynthesis protein has product MMGSISQGLVRFLYSVLIGRIMGVAVLAGVNSAISVALFLSLLWPTSSGQGATRFVAQMRGADRPEQAQAVASYLGRRMLWTSLGLAVITVAFCLTSLNTDIFTALGAGLLLLGYAGWSYTRGVQYGAGQIARAATWDVAGSVAAIVMLAAVLIFHANGLLLLPLAISYGAYAIVCWPKRPTVPLDPELVAPMNKYVAYGVLGTLSSTGLLQLSMVAAHLAGSAQDAGLYAAALSLATPATMLARTMSQVLFPAMAEAGGRDDKAALRSHTDTVTRGLIVSMVGVFGALCLASPLVVQILYGAKFANAKDILPILLLAVMFTTLPVAAVNRLNATGLRGVRILSIVAAVGLGLALVLWLVLSPSFGVIGVAVGYLTTTIITSVLPLVWAWRLDSQRWTGLMVRLFIGLALLTGGLVYTAMEEPPKWEGALLAIGFALVWALVNYKDVLALRGIGRKSRVSVVEH; this is encoded by the coding sequence ATGATGGGCAGCATTTCCCAGGGTCTCGTGCGGTTCCTCTACAGCGTCCTCATTGGCCGGATCATGGGCGTCGCGGTCCTGGCCGGCGTCAACTCGGCCATATCCGTGGCCCTGTTCCTGAGCCTTCTATGGCCCACGTCGTCCGGTCAGGGCGCCACACGATTCGTGGCACAGATGCGTGGCGCGGACCGGCCCGAACAGGCACAGGCCGTGGCGAGCTACCTGGGCCGGCGGATGCTTTGGACCTCTTTGGGACTGGCCGTCATCACGGTGGCCTTCTGCCTCACCTCGCTAAACACCGATATCTTCACCGCCCTAGGGGCAGGGCTGCTGCTCCTCGGCTATGCCGGCTGGTCCTACACCCGCGGCGTGCAGTACGGTGCCGGCCAGATTGCGCGTGCCGCAACCTGGGATGTGGCAGGCTCGGTCGCCGCCATCGTCATGCTTGCCGCCGTGCTCATCTTCCACGCCAACGGCCTGCTGCTCCTGCCCTTGGCCATCTCCTACGGGGCCTACGCGATCGTTTGTTGGCCCAAGCGGCCCACCGTGCCGCTTGACCCCGAGCTGGTTGCGCCAATGAACAAGTACGTCGCCTACGGCGTCCTGGGCACCCTCTCGAGCACGGGACTCCTCCAGCTCTCCATGGTTGCGGCCCACCTGGCCGGTTCGGCGCAAGACGCCGGCCTCTACGCGGCGGCACTGAGCCTGGCCACACCCGCCACCATGTTGGCCCGCACCATGAGCCAGGTCCTGTTCCCGGCCATGGCCGAAGCCGGCGGCCGGGATGACAAGGCAGCCTTGCGTTCCCACACCGACACTGTGACCCGCGGACTTATTGTGAGCATGGTTGGCGTCTTCGGAGCCCTGTGCCTGGCAAGCCCCCTGGTGGTCCAGATTCTTTACGGTGCCAAGTTCGCCAATGCCAAGGACATCCTCCCGATCCTGCTGTTGGCCGTTATGTTCACCACTCTTCCCGTCGCCGCAGTCAACCGGCTCAACGCGACCGGCCTGCGCGGGGTGCGGATCCTTTCCATAGTTGCCGCGGTGGGCCTTGGACTTGCCCTCGTGCTTTGGCTGGTCCTTTCGCCGTCGTTCGGTGTCATCGGTGTCGCCGTTGGCTACCTGACCACGACCATCATCACCTCGGTGCTGCCGTTGGTGTGGGCATGGCGTTTGGATTCCCAACGCTGGACCGGGCTTATGGTCCGCCTCTTCATCGGTCTTGCCCTGTTGACGGGCGGCCTCGTGTACACCGCAATGGAGGAACCGCCGAAATGGGAGGGTGCGCTCCTGGCCATCGGCTTCGCGCTGGTCTGGGCCCTCGTCAACTACAAAGATGTCCTGGCGCTGCGAGGGATTGGCCGCAAGTCGCGCGTCAGCGTCGTCGAGCACTGA
- a CDS encoding glycosyltransferase, which yields MKIALTKGTLSVPPTYFALTHAQKMSGANDGEFSFKFFTLAAKIEDPEIGIEVRDFAPLRRESISRRQVFFPAVLPLMARSIAAFEPQVIHQHFATWAGPAVSASRRAGSPLITTLHGADVMLAGRQPRNTMEKYQQRTMKAAATASARVLAVSEFLADAAIAGGFPKDKLVVHYQGIDTDWFTPDTTVVRERPQILFVGTLNDQKGILQAVEASIGLLGEFDHDFVIAGAGPHMAELRKLQSDHGHLKLMGRLDRTAVREQMRRATVLVAPSRLSKGAREAAGLVLLEAQACGTPVVAYDSGGIAEMVSPESGTLLTENDVEGLRRALLAVLADDVAARAERGAVARNFVVGHRSLAASVSELTGHYRDVSDPTA from the coding sequence GTGAAGATCGCCCTGACCAAGGGAACCCTCTCTGTCCCCCCGACCTACTTTGCGTTGACTCACGCGCAAAAGATGTCGGGCGCGAACGACGGAGAGTTCTCCTTTAAGTTCTTTACCCTGGCCGCCAAGATCGAGGATCCCGAGATCGGCATCGAGGTCAGGGACTTTGCACCGCTTCGGCGGGAATCCATTTCCCGACGGCAGGTCTTCTTCCCGGCCGTCCTGCCCCTCATGGCGCGATCCATTGCGGCGTTTGAGCCCCAGGTGATCCATCAGCACTTTGCGACCTGGGCCGGCCCGGCGGTTTCAGCGTCCCGCAGGGCGGGGTCCCCGCTGATCACCACACTGCACGGCGCGGACGTCATGCTGGCCGGCCGGCAACCCCGCAACACCATGGAAAAATACCAGCAACGGACCATGAAGGCTGCGGCCACGGCCAGCGCACGCGTCCTTGCCGTGAGTGAATTCCTCGCCGACGCCGCCATTGCGGGCGGCTTTCCCAAGGACAAGCTGGTGGTCCACTACCAGGGGATTGACACTGACTGGTTCACGCCCGACACCACCGTGGTCAGGGAACGTCCGCAAATTCTCTTCGTCGGCACGCTCAACGACCAAAAGGGGATTCTGCAGGCGGTGGAGGCCTCCATCGGCCTGCTGGGCGAATTCGACCACGACTTCGTCATCGCCGGCGCCGGGCCGCACATGGCCGAGCTGCGCAAGCTTCAGTCCGACCACGGGCACCTGAAGTTGATGGGCAGGCTTGACCGGACCGCCGTCCGGGAACAAATGCGCCGCGCAACGGTGCTTGTCGCTCCGAGCCGGCTCAGCAAGGGCGCCCGGGAAGCCGCCGGGTTGGTCCTCTTGGAGGCGCAGGCCTGCGGTACCCCGGTGGTGGCCTACGACAGCGGCGGCATCGCGGAGATGGTGTCGCCCGAGAGCGGAACGCTGCTTACGGAAAACGACGTGGAAGGCCTTCGCCGCGCCCTTTTGGCCGTATTGGCCGACGATGTGGCCGCCCGGGCCGAACGCGGAGCCGTGGCACGAAACTTCGTGGTGGGCCATCGAAGCCTCGCCGCCAGCGTCTCGGAATTGACCGGACACTACCGGGACGTCAGCGACCCGACAGCGTAG
- a CDS encoding DUF2304 domain-containing protein: MRIIVQILLVLAVILVSLVLMRGGSNARHLAIRRLMLMMFGATAVLSIFFPGTLTQVARFFGIGRGTDLVLYGLIVSFLVFMSTTYQRFRQSEIAMTRLSRRVALQETVRPWESAEQQHLPAAHHGPEHG, translated from the coding sequence ATGCGCATCATTGTTCAAATACTGTTGGTCCTGGCCGTCATCCTGGTTTCGCTCGTGCTCATGCGGGGCGGGTCCAACGCCCGGCACCTGGCGATCCGCCGGCTCATGCTGATGATGTTCGGTGCAACAGCCGTGCTGTCCATCTTCTTCCCCGGAACCCTGACCCAGGTCGCCCGGTTCTTCGGGATCGGCCGTGGCACCGATCTGGTGCTCTACGGCCTGATTGTCAGCTTCCTCGTGTTCATGTCCACCACCTACCAGCGCTTCCGTCAAAGCGAAATCGCCATGACACGCCTGTCACGGCGGGTTGCGCTCCAGGAAACGGTCCGCCCCTGGGAATCTGCGGAGCAGCAGCACCTCCCGGCAGCACACCATGGGCCCGAACACGGCTAG
- a CDS encoding glycosyltransferase family 2 protein, with product MYNEATVVGSVIEGLIPVFPNVVCVDDGSTDGSQEAARAAGAVVVQHPINLGQGAGLQTGIEYALQDPELGCIVTFDADGQHRVEDAQAMVARIYSGEADIVLGSRFLDSRTKISAMKRIVLKTAAVQSRMATGLPLTDAHNGLRAFNPYVARKLNLTQNRMAHASELVHQVAKIKPKWVEHPVVIIYTEYSKAKGQSLLNAVNILAELFFR from the coding sequence ATGTACAACGAGGCGACCGTCGTTGGTTCCGTCATTGAAGGGCTAATACCGGTTTTCCCAAACGTTGTTTGCGTCGACGACGGCAGCACCGACGGATCGCAGGAAGCGGCCCGGGCAGCAGGTGCCGTCGTCGTTCAGCATCCCATTAACCTGGGCCAGGGGGCCGGGCTCCAAACCGGTATCGAGTATGCCCTCCAGGACCCCGAGTTGGGGTGCATCGTCACCTTCGACGCCGACGGGCAGCACCGGGTGGAAGACGCCCAGGCCATGGTGGCCCGCATCTACAGCGGTGAAGCGGACATCGTGCTGGGCTCCCGCTTCCTGGACTCACGGACCAAGATCTCGGCCATGAAGCGGATTGTCCTCAAGACGGCGGCCGTCCAGTCAAGGATGGCAACAGGGTTGCCCCTGACCGACGCGCACAATGGCCTGCGTGCCTTCAACCCGTACGTGGCACGGAAGCTGAACCTGACCCAGAACCGGATGGCACATGCGTCCGAACTGGTCCACCAGGTCGCCAAGATCAAGCCCAAGTGGGTGGAACATCCGGTGGTCATCATCTACACCGAGTATTCAAAAGCCAAGGGACAGTCGCTCCTGAACGCAGTGAACATTCTCGCCGAACTCTTTTTTAGGTAG
- the wecB gene encoding non-hydrolyzing UDP-N-acetylglucosamine 2-epimerase — protein MRILSVVGARPQFVKLAPIAKAMDGRAEHIIVHTGQHYDELMSDVFFQDLGIPAPDYNLGVGSGKHGEQTGSMLTGLENVFEEAKPDVVLVYGDTNSTLAAALAAVKIHIPVAHLEAGLRSFNRRMPEEHNRVLTDHASDLLLSPTQVGMDHLATEGLSARSVMVGDVMTDVLYSVRDQLASAGQPLPDGVTQGNYYVCTIHRPDNTDDPARLKAIVDSLSALGKPVLLLAHPRLRALAETHGIDLNIGALVLSDPLAYPQLVNAVANSAGVVTDSGGLQKEAFLLRVPCTTIRPETEWVETVELGWNVLVNDDLSQLAGVVERSAPAPTDEAPYGDGHAAQRTVDALLAKFAK, from the coding sequence ATGCGTATTTTAAGTGTTGTGGGCGCACGTCCACAGTTTGTAAAGCTGGCTCCCATCGCCAAGGCGATGGACGGCCGGGCCGAACACATCATCGTCCACACCGGCCAGCACTACGACGAACTCATGAGCGATGTGTTCTTCCAGGACCTGGGCATCCCCGCGCCGGACTACAACCTTGGCGTGGGCTCCGGCAAGCACGGCGAGCAGACCGGCTCCATGCTGACCGGCCTGGAGAACGTATTTGAGGAAGCCAAGCCCGACGTCGTGCTCGTGTACGGCGACACGAACTCGACCCTGGCCGCGGCCCTCGCCGCCGTGAAGATCCACATCCCCGTGGCGCACCTGGAGGCCGGGCTGCGCTCCTTCAACCGGCGGATGCCCGAGGAGCACAACCGCGTGTTGACCGACCACGCCTCGGACCTGCTGCTCTCCCCCACCCAGGTGGGCATGGATCATCTGGCCACCGAGGGCCTGTCCGCGCGCTCCGTCATGGTGGGCGACGTCATGACCGACGTCCTGTACAGCGTCCGCGACCAGCTCGCCAGCGCCGGCCAGCCGCTTCCCGACGGCGTCACACAGGGCAACTACTACGTGTGCACGATCCACCGCCCGGACAACACGGACGACCCCGCCCGCCTGAAGGCGATCGTTGACTCACTCTCGGCCCTGGGCAAGCCCGTGCTGCTTCTGGCGCACCCCCGTTTGCGCGCCCTCGCCGAGACCCACGGCATCGACCTGAACATCGGAGCCCTGGTGCTCAGCGACCCGCTGGCCTACCCGCAGCTGGTCAACGCCGTTGCCAACAGCGCCGGCGTCGTCACCGACTCCGGCGGACTCCAAAAGGAAGCGTTCCTGCTGCGCGTTCCGTGCACCACCATCCGCCCGGAAACCGAATGGGTGGAAACCGTGGAGTTGGGCTGGAACGTGCTTGTCAACGACGATCTGAGCCAGCTGGCCGGCGTCGTGGAGCGCTCCGCCCCGGCCCCGACCGACGAAGCCCCGTACGGTGACGGCCACGCGGCCCAACGCACCGTCGACGCCCTCCTGGCGAAGTTCGCCAAGTAG
- a CDS encoding glycosyltransferase, whose protein sequence is MAAQKPLKVVVTTRLYPPEVGAAAFRLKALVDGLVGQGAEVEVITTRPPKGTGPFKPAYALRRWPVLRDAGGNVRGYVQYLSFDIPAFFRLLAAKADIVVSEPPPTTGVVVALSSLLRRRPFVYYAADVWTEALSAMAVPGAVKRAMGALEGFVLRRAVEVIAVSEPVAEQVAKFKVPAERITVVGNGVDTTVFNPSGPSASAEKPYFVYTGTMSEWQGADIFIHALPLVRERFPDAEIRFFGQGADEEHLRVIAGELARATSTSVAWCRRRRPPNGSAAQPQRW, encoded by the coding sequence GTGGCCGCACAAAAACCGTTGAAGGTCGTCGTCACCACCCGGCTCTACCCGCCGGAGGTGGGGGCGGCGGCCTTCCGCTTGAAGGCTCTCGTGGACGGCCTGGTGGGCCAGGGGGCCGAGGTTGAGGTCATCACCACGCGGCCGCCGAAGGGGACTGGGCCGTTCAAGCCGGCGTATGCGCTTCGCCGCTGGCCGGTGCTGCGCGACGCCGGCGGCAACGTCCGCGGCTACGTGCAGTACCTGAGCTTCGACATCCCCGCTTTTTTCCGCCTGCTGGCGGCGAAGGCCGACATCGTCGTGTCCGAACCGCCGCCCACCACGGGCGTCGTCGTCGCACTTTCGTCGCTTCTGCGCCGCCGCCCGTTCGTGTACTACGCGGCCGACGTCTGGACCGAGGCGTTGTCGGCGATGGCCGTCCCCGGAGCCGTCAAGCGGGCCATGGGCGCGCTTGAGGGCTTTGTGCTGCGCCGGGCCGTTGAGGTCATCGCCGTCTCGGAACCCGTTGCCGAACAGGTGGCGAAGTTCAAGGTGCCCGCCGAGAGGATCACCGTGGTGGGGAACGGCGTGGACACCACAGTGTTCAACCCGTCCGGCCCGTCGGCCTCCGCGGAGAAGCCGTACTTCGTGTACACCGGAACCATGAGCGAGTGGCAGGGTGCGGATATCTTCATCCACGCACTGCCGCTGGTCCGTGAACGCTTTCCGGACGCCGAAATCAGGTTCTTTGGCCAGGGTGCCGATGAGGAACACCTGCGCGTCATTGCCGGCGAGCTGGCCCGGGCAACGTCCACTTCGGTGGCGTGGTGCCGCCGGCGCAGGCCGCCGAATGGATCCGCGGCGCAACCGCAGCGCTGGTGA
- a CDS encoding Gfo/Idh/MocA family protein: protein MANLRVGLIGLGMMGRHHARVIREVEGVDLVAVADAFGDPHGVAKELPVLGSVEELIAAGIDMAVAAVPTGMHEEVGLALAAAGVHTLVEKPIAASAPAGQRLVDAFAARGLVGAVGHIERFNPALQSLRKRIADGELGEVYQIATRRQGPFPARIADVGVVKDLGTHDIDLTAWLAQSRFESIFAQTTTRSGRPHEDMVAATGKLANGVITNHLVNWLSPMKERLTIVTGEKGAFVADTVTADLTFYENGTVATEWDSMAAFRGVSEGNVTRLAIAKPEPLRTEHEAFRDAVLGLRNDVVTMAEGQDTLVVAEAVLESSRTGLPVGIPS, encoded by the coding sequence ATGGCGAATTTGCGCGTAGGACTCATCGGCCTGGGCATGATGGGCCGCCACCACGCACGGGTCATCCGTGAAGTGGAGGGCGTGGACCTGGTGGCCGTCGCCGATGCCTTCGGTGACCCGCACGGTGTGGCCAAGGAACTGCCCGTGCTGGGCAGCGTCGAGGAACTCATCGCCGCCGGCATCGACATGGCCGTGGCCGCAGTGCCCACCGGCATGCACGAGGAAGTCGGACTGGCCCTGGCCGCGGCCGGCGTCCACACGCTCGTGGAGAAGCCCATTGCGGCCAGCGCCCCCGCCGGCCAGCGCCTCGTGGACGCCTTTGCGGCCAGGGGACTCGTGGGCGCCGTGGGACACATTGAACGCTTCAACCCGGCCCTGCAGTCGCTGCGCAAGCGCATCGCCGACGGCGAGCTGGGCGAGGTCTACCAGATCGCGACGCGCCGCCAGGGACCGTTCCCGGCCCGCATCGCCGACGTCGGCGTCGTCAAGGACCTGGGCACGCACGACATCGACTTGACCGCATGGCTCGCCCAGAGCCGCTTCGAGTCGATCTTCGCCCAGACCACCACCCGCAGCGGACGCCCGCACGAGGACATGGTGGCCGCCACCGGCAAACTGGCCAACGGCGTCATCACCAACCACCTGGTGAACTGGCTTTCTCCCATGAAGGAACGCCTGACCATCGTCACGGGCGAAAAGGGCGCGTTCGTGGCCGACACCGTCACCGCGGACCTGACGTTCTACGAAAACGGCACGGTTGCCACGGAATGGGATTCCATGGCGGCGTTCCGCGGCGTGTCCGAGGGCAATGTGACCCGGTTGGCGATCGCCAAGCCGGAGCCGCTGCGCACCGAACACGAAGCGTTCCGCGACGCGGTCCTGGGACTGCGCAACGACGTCGTCACCATGGCCGAGGGCCAGGACACGCTGGTTGTTGCGGAAGCGGTGCTGGAATCCTCCCGCACCGGGCTGCCCGTTGGGATCCCGTCTTAG